Part of the Streptomyces antimycoticus genome, AGCTGGGTCTCCTACCGCTGGGGCGACGGGCTCGACACCGCGATGTGGCTGTACCGCCGCACGGGCGAGGCGTTCCTCCTCGACCTCGTCCACAAGATGCATACGTACGGCGCCAATTGGGTCGACAACCTCCCGAGCCCGCACAACGTCAATATCGCCCAGGGTTTCCGCGAGCCCGCCCAGTACGCGCAGGTGACCGGCTCCGCCGAGCTCAGACAGGCGACCTACCGCACCTACGCGTCGGTGCTCGGCACATACGGCCAGTTCCCGGGCGGTGGCATCGCCGGCGACGAGAACTACCGCCCGGGTTTCGCGGACCCCCGGCAGGGGTTCGAGACCTGCGGCATCGTCGAGTTCATGGCCAGCCATGAGCTGCTGACCCGGATCACCGGCGACCCCGTCTGGGCGGACCGCTGCGAAGACCTGGCCTTCAACATGCTGCCCGCCGCCCTCGACCCCCAGGGCACCGGCACCCACTACATCACCAGCGCGAACAGCATCGATCTGAACAACGCGGTGAAGTCCCAGGGGCAGTTCCAGAACGGCTTCGCCATGCAGTCGTACCAGCCGGGCGTCGACCAGTACCGCTGCTGTCCGCACAACTACGGCATGGGCTGGCCGTACTTCGCCGAGGAGCTGTGGCTGGCCACTCCCGACAAGGGGCTCGCGGCCTCCCTCTACGCCGCGTGCCAGGTGAGCGCGAAGGTGGCCGGCGGTACGACGGTCACCTTCACCGAGGACACCGACTATCCGTTCGACGAGACCATCCGGCTCACTCTGTCCACCCGCGAGAAGGTGGCTTTCCCGCTCCATCTGCGTGTCCCCGGCTGGTGCGAGAACCCCCGTATCGAGGTCAACGGCCGGGCGGTGGCCGCGGGCAGCGGTCCGGCCTTCGTCAAGGTCGACCGGAGCTGGACGGACGGCGATGTGGTGACGATCCGCCTGCCGCAGCGCACCACCCTGCGGACCTGGTCCGGGCAGCACGACGCGGTCAGCGTCGACCACGGCCCGCTGACGTACTCCCTGCGCATCGGCGAGGACTTCGTGCGCTACGCCGGCACCGACACCTTCCCCGAGTACGAAGTGCACGCCACCACGCCGTGGAACTACGGCCTCACCCCCGGAGCCGTTCCCGTCCTCACTCGTGACGACAGTCCGCTCGCCGCGAATCCCTTCACCCACGAGGGCACCCCGGTCCGCATGACCGCCCAGGCGCGTCGCATCCCCGAGTGGGTCTCCGACGACGAGCGGGTGGTCACCCCGCTGCAGCAGAGCCCGGCCCGGGCCGACACACCGGCCGAGACGGTCACCCTCATCCCCATGGGCGCGGCCCGGTTGCGCATCACCTGCTTTCCGACGGCCTCGCCGGACGGCCGGGCATGGACCCCGGAGCCGCCCTTCCGCCGCCTGCAGAACAAGCACAGCGGCAAGGTGCTCGCAGTCGACGAGATGTCCACCGCCAACAGCGCCCGCGTGGTGCAGTTCGACAACACGCCGACGGGAGACCACGCCTGGCAGTGGATCGACCGGGGCGACGGCTGGTTTCTGATCCGCAACGGCCACAGCGGCAAGGTCCTGGGCGTCGACCGGATGTCGACCGCCAACAGCGCCATCGTCGTCCAGTACGAGGACAACGGCACGGCCGATCACCTCTGGAGGAAGGTGGACAACGGCGACGGCTGGTTCCGCGTCCTCAACAAGAACAGCCAGAAGGTGCTGGGTGTCGACGGCATGTCCACTGCCAACAGCGCCCAAGTGGTGCAGTACGACGACAACGGAACCGACGACCATCTGTGGCGGCTCGTGTGATCGGGCCCTGAAGATGACGTCGCGGCGACGCTCCGTAGGAAGGTGTCGGCACGGCGTCGACGGATGAGGCCATCGGCGCCGGGCTGTCCGCCCGGCGCCGTGGCATCTGCGCACGCTCCGCTCAGCGCCGGGCGTGCACCGCTTCGGCCGACGGGCCGGTCCAGGCCCGCCACGCGGTGTACCAGCCGTCGGGACCGTTCGTACGGACGTCGGGTCCGGCCCAGGCGATATAGCCGTCGGGGCGGACGAGCAGGGCGGGGCCGGAGTCGGTGCGCTGGGCCTGGGCCATCGCGGTGTCGACGCGCGGCGCGCCCTTTTCGCGGATCAGCAGAAAGCCACCGGCCCGCTGGAGTTCGCCCCGGGTCGATCTCGCCGGCCCACCGCCGCTGCACGGCCTCGGCCTCGCCGCCTCGCGCAACGACCCACCGTCCGAGGCGGGCCGCGCGCTGCGCCGCACTCTGCTCGCCGCGCGCTGACGGCGCGGTCGTCCGCCGGAATCCCCCACCGCCCACAGGCACTCCGCTGTGACGCGTCGCAACACATTGACGGAGTGAGTACTCACTCCGTACGGTACCGGCATGCCAGAGAACTCCTCCACCCCGCCCCGGCGCCGTGCGCCGGCCATGGATCCCGACCAGCGCCGCGCGATGATCGTCGCCGCCGCGCTTCCCCTCGTCGTCGAATACGGCGCCTCCGTGACGACGGCGAAGATCGCCCGGGCCGCGGGCATCGGGGAAGGCACGATCTTCCGCGTCTTCGAGGACAAGGACGCCCTGCTCGCGGCCTGTATGGCCGAGGCCGTGCGGCCCGATGACACCGTGGCCCATCTGGAGTCGATCGCCTTGGACCAGCCGCTGGCGGACCGGCTCGCCGAGGCGGCCGATGTGGTGCGCGGGCACATGACCCGCATCGGCGCGGTCGCCGGAGCGCTCGCGGCGGCCGGGCGGCTGGAACGCACCGCTCCCAAGCCCGATAAGGACGGGCGCC contains:
- a CDS encoding beta-L-arabinofuranosidase domain-containing protein, coding for MPLDRRRFLRTSALTLGAPALAARLAPAAVASPVSPAQRPRAPLADAFDRLPSGSVTPRGWLAEQLRLQLHGLCGRYEERSHFLDVNVTGWTHPDQDGWEEVPYWLRGYVPLAVATGDQAALTNSRKWIDAILATQQSDGFFGPRSLRTKLNGGPDFWPFLPLLMALRTHEEFTGDQRVVPFLTRFLSFMNAQGPGAFDSSWVSYRWGDGLDTAMWLYRRTGEAFLLDLVHKMHTYGANWVDNLPSPHNVNIAQGFREPAQYAQVTGSAELRQATYRTYASVLGTYGQFPGGGIAGDENYRPGFADPRQGFETCGIVEFMASHELLTRITGDPVWADRCEDLAFNMLPAALDPQGTGTHYITSANSIDLNNAVKSQGQFQNGFAMQSYQPGVDQYRCCPHNYGMGWPYFAEELWLATPDKGLAASLYAACQVSAKVAGGTTVTFTEDTDYPFDETIRLTLSTREKVAFPLHLRVPGWCENPRIEVNGRAVAAGSGPAFVKVDRSWTDGDVVTIRLPQRTTLRTWSGQHDAVSVDHGPLTYSLRIGEDFVRYAGTDTFPEYEVHATTPWNYGLTPGAVPVLTRDDSPLAANPFTHEGTPVRMTAQARRIPEWVSDDERVVTPLQQSPARADTPAETVTLIPMGAARLRITCFPTASPDGRAWTPEPPFRRLQNKHSGKVLAVDEMSTANSARVVQFDNTPTGDHAWQWIDRGDGWFLIRNGHSGKVLGVDRMSTANSAIVVQYEDNGTADHLWRKVDNGDGWFRVLNKNSQKVLGVDGMSTANSAQVVQYDDNGTDDHLWRLV
- a CDS encoding aromatic-ring hydroxylase C-terminal domain-containing protein, with product MPVPYGVSTHSVNVLRRVTAECLWAVGDSGGRPRRQRAASRVRRSARPASDGGSLREAARPRPCSGGGPARSTRGELQRAGGFLLIREKGAPRVDTAMAQAQRTDSGPALLVRPDGYIAWAGPDVRTNGPDGWYTAWRAWTGPSAEAVHARR
- a CDS encoding TetR/AcrR family transcriptional regulator, whose translation is MPENSSTPPRRRAPAMDPDQRRAMIVAAALPLVVEYGASVTTAKIARAAGIGEGTIFRVFEDKDALLAACMAEAVRPDDTVAHLESIALDQPLADRLAEAADVVRGHMTRIGAVAGALAAAGRLERTAPKPDKDGRLPDREASLARPRAALAALFEPDRDSLRLAPERLADAFQLTLMSAGRLGAPDPLTTEEVVDLFLHGALAAPGEAR